In one Geoglobus acetivorans genomic region, the following are encoded:
- the cobS gene encoding adenosylcobinamide-GDP ribazoletransferase — MERVYVDALRAGLSFFTTLRMGGDFEDLTNNLYIMPVIGAIIGVLVGVMGFPLFMLNLGMLAFIVYAGIEGVNHIDGLADFFDSLFAPPEKKIKALKDLNIGTGGVIAVASYAVFLIALFGQMDFKTYLLSMVLGQVLAKQGMLHLMLSEKPLWEGMVSEFTRNRKRRDWISYVLTLFISGILMLFDLLSVVVSLMVYAVLLVLFQKYLRRRYGGINGDMVGALNCLILLSVVIVWASLQL, encoded by the coding sequence GTGGAAAGAGTTTATGTGGATGCGCTGAGGGCAGGTCTGAGTTTTTTCACGACACTGCGTATGGGAGGTGATTTTGAAGATCTCACGAATAATCTGTATATAATGCCAGTAATCGGCGCTATCATCGGAGTGCTTGTGGGTGTGATGGGCTTTCCTCTTTTTATGCTCAATCTCGGTATGCTGGCCTTTATTGTTTATGCCGGGATTGAGGGGGTCAATCACATTGATGGGCTCGCGGATTTCTTTGACTCCCTTTTCGCTCCACCCGAGAAAAAAATTAAAGCTCTGAAAGACCTGAATATCGGTACGGGTGGCGTGATCGCCGTTGCATCATATGCTGTTTTTTTAATTGCTCTGTTTGGACAGATGGACTTCAAAACGTATTTGCTTTCCATGGTTCTTGGCCAGGTTCTTGCAAAGCAGGGTATGCTCCACCTTATGCTTTCAGAAAAGCCACTGTGGGAAGGCATGGTATCTGAATTTACCAGAAACAGGAAAAGGCGGGACTGGATTTCCTACGTTTTGACACTGTTCATCTCTGGAATTCTGATGCTGTTCGACCTTCTGTCCGTTGTTGTTTCTCTCATGGTTTATGCTGTTCTTCTTGTGCTGTTTCAGAAATATTTGAGGAGACGGTACGGTGGGATCAACGGAGATATGGTGGGTGCGCTGAACTGCCTGATCCTCCTTTCGGTGGTGATAGTCTGGGCCTCACTGCAATTGTAA
- a CDS encoding winged helix-turn-helix domain-containing protein — protein MLSGNMLRVLALLEHGDMDFTSIKKSVRISEKMLESVIARLVEQNFINKEGETYRLTEKGFEVLKKQKA, from the coding sequence ATGCTTTCAGGAAACATGCTCAGAGTGCTGGCACTGCTTGAACACGGAGATATGGATTTCACCTCAATAAAAAAATCAGTCCGAATCTCCGAAAAAATGCTTGAAAGCGTTATTGCAAGACTTGTGGAGCAGAATTTTATTAACAAAGAGGGAGAAACATACAGACTTACTGAAAAGGGCTTTGAAGTGCTGAAAAAGCAGAAAGCATGA